A stretch of the Gracilinanus agilis isolate LMUSP501 chromosome 4, AgileGrace, whole genome shotgun sequence genome encodes the following:
- the BEST4 gene encoding bestrophin-4, with protein sequence MTVSYTLKVANARFGGFSALLFRWRGSIYKLLYKELLVFLGLYGVLSLTYRKLLSQEQKRIYAQVARYCNRSADLIPMSFVLGFYVTLVVNRWWSQYTSIPLPDRLMCVVTATVHGDDERGRTLRRTLLRYANLSSVLVLRSVSTRVLRRFPTMDHVVEAGFMSQEEQQKFESLHSDFNKYWVPCVWFTNLAAQARREGRVRDDIALGLLLDELNQYRGKCSLLFHYDWISIPLVYTQVVTIAVYSFFAFCLIGRQFLEGAEAPESGQEIPLGNLDLYVPLTTLLQFFFYAGWLKVAEQIINPFGEDDDDFETNQLIDRNLQVSLLSVDNMYGDLPAMGRDRYWSEEAAQPPYTQASAADSLRPSFMGSTFNLR encoded by the exons ATGACGGTGTCCTACACGCTGAAGGTGGCCAATGCCCGCTTTGGGGGCTTCTCGGCCCTCCTGTTCCGCTGGCGGGGGAGCATTTACAAGTTGCTCTACAAGGAGCTCCTGGTGTTCCTGGGCCTCTACGGCGTGCTCAGCCTCACTTATCG GAAGCTGCTGTCCCAGGAGCAGAAGCGGATCTACGCCCAAGTGGCCCGATACTGCAACCGCTCTGCAGACCTCATCCCCATGTCCTTCGTTCTGG GCTTCTACGTGACCCTGGTGGTGAATCGCTGGTGGTCGCAGTACACGAGCATCCCGCTGCCAGACCGCCTCATGTGCGTGGTCACGGCCACTGTGCACGGGGACGACGAGCGCGGCCGCACGCTGCGCCGGACTCTGCTGCGTTATGCCAACCTGTCCTCCGTGCTGGTGCTGCGCTCCGTCAGCACCCGAGTGCTGCGGCGCTTCCCCACCATGGACCATGTGGTGGAAGCAG GCTTCATGTCCCAAGAGGAGCAGCAGAAATTTGAGAGCCTGCACTCAGACTTCAACAAATACTGGGTTCCTTGTGTCTGGTTCACCAACCTGGCTGCCCAGGCTCGAAGAGAGGGCCGAGTGCGAGATGACATCGCCCTCGGGCTGCTCTTGGAT GAGCTGAATCAATACCGAGGCAAGTGCAGCTTACTCTTTCACTATGACTGGATCAGCATCCCCCTGGTCTACACTCAG GTGGTGACCATTGCTGTCTactccttctttgccttctgCCTCATTGGACGGCAGTTCCTGGAGGGTGCTGAGGCCccagagtcaggccaagagatacCCCTGGGGAATCTGGATCTCTATGTGCCACTTACCACCCTTCTACAATTCTTCTTCTATGCTGGCTGGCTTAAG gtggctgaacaaattatcaACCCCTTTGGGGAGGATGATGATGACTTTGAGACCAACCAACTCATCGATAGAAACCTGCAG GTGTCACTGCTGTCTGTGGACAACATGTATGGAGACCTGCCAGCCATGGGCCGGGACCGGTACTGGAGCGAGGAGGCGGCTCAACCCCCCTACACCCAGGCCTCAGCGGCGGACAGCCTGCGGCCCTCCTTTATGGGTTCCACCTTCAACCTGCGGTGA